GCCCGGCCTCGCGGTCCTCACCCACGTGGCGGCCGGCCTCTTCCATTCGCTGGCGCTGGACGGCTCGGGCCAGGTGTGGGCCTGGGGCGACAACGTCTACGGACAGCTGGGGGATGGCTCCACCACCTCTCGCAACGTGCCGGGGCGGGTGAGCGGCCTGCCGGCGGGCATCCAGGCCATCGTGGCGGGTCCCTCCTACTCGGTGGCGCTGGGGGCGGACGGCTCGGTGTGGACCTGGGGCGAGAACAGCAACGGTCAGCTCGGCGATGGCACCACCACCGCGCGCCCGGTGCCCGTGCGCATCTCCCTGCCGGCCACCATCGTCGCGCTCTCCACCCGGGGCAGCCACACGGTGGCGCTCGACACCACGGGCATGCTCTGGGCCTGGGGCCGCAATGTCTCCGGCCAGCTCGGCAATGGCACCCTTGCCTCGGAGAGCACGCCCCGGCGGGTGCCGAGCTTCGCGCGCGTCCAGGGCTTCGCGTCCGGCCTGCGCACGACCTTCGCGCTGCGCGCGGATGGCTCCGTCTGGGCCTGGGGCGACAACTCCCTCGGACAGCTCGGCAACGGCGCCACCAATGCCTCGCCCGTGCCGGTGCGGGCCGTGGGCTATCCGCGCACCGTGCCGCTCGCCTCGGGCGCCCAGCATGTGCTGGCCGTGTCCTCCGACGGCTCCGTGTTCAGCTTCGGGAGCAACACCCGGGGACAGCTCGGCTACGAGGGCTCGGCCACCCAGACGTCCCCGCGCTGGCTCACCGGGCCCGAGTGCATCGAGGCCGTGGCCGCCGGGGCGCTCTTCTCCCTGGCGCTGAGCTGTGATGGCGGCGTGTGGGCCTGGGGGGACAACGGCTCCGGGCAGCTCGGCGACAGCACCGTCACGGCACGGACCGCGCCGGCGCGGGTGTCTGGACTCACCAATGTCGTGGCGATCGCCGCGGGCAGTGACCATGCCCTGGCGGTGCGCGCGGATGGGACGGTGTGGGCCTGGGGGGCCAACGGCTCCGGGCAGCTCGGCGATGGCACCACCACCTCGCGTGCCGTCCCCATGCAGGTGAAGGAACTCGTCGATGTCGTGACCGTCGCGGGTGGCTCCGGACACTCCGTGGCGGTGCGCGCGGATGGGACGGTGTGGGCCTGGGGGGCCAATGGCTCCGGGCAGCTCGGCGATGGCACCACCACCTCGCGCACCCTCCCGGTCTTCGTGTCGACGCTCTCGGGGGTCCAGGCCATCGCCTCCGGAGCCCTGCACTCGCTCGCGTTGACGGAAGGGGGCGCGGTGTGGGCCTGGGGTGCCAATGGCTCGGGGCAGCTCGGCGATGGCTCCACCACCTCGCGCACGCGGCCCGTCCAGGTGTCGGGCCTCTCGGGCGTCCAGGGCATCGTGGCGGGTGCCTCGTTCTCCCTCGCGCTCACTCCCGGCAAGGTGTGGTCCTGGGGCAACAACTCCGCCGGACAGCTCGGCGATGGCACCCTGGTCTCCCGCTCCCTGCCGGGGGCGGGTCCCACGCTCTCGAGCTTCGTGGCGCTCTCCGCGGGAGCCAATCACACCGTGGTGCTGCGCTCGGACGACTCGTTCCTGAGCTGGGGCACGGTCTACTCGCCGTGAGGCGGGAAGCGCGGACTGTTCTCCACTAGGAAGGAGCCGGGGGCGCCACTTGGCGCCCGGTGCGGGATGCGGGAAGCACCGGGGGCCAGCGGCGCCGTCCGCGCCTCTTTCTCAGGAGCATCAGGCCAGATGGAATACAGACGGTTGGGTGGTTCAGGCTTCAAGGTCCCCGTGTTGAGCCTGGGGACGGGGACGTTTGGTGGGGCCAACGAGTTCTTCAAGGGCTTTGGCAATTCCGGGGTCGCGGAGGCCACGCGGCTGGTGGACATCTCGCTCGAGGCGGGACTCACCATGTTCGACTCGGCCGACGCCTACTCCAATGGCCTCGCGGAGGAGATTCTGGGGCAGGCCATCAAGGGCCGCCGCGACCGGGTCATCGTCTCGACGAAGGGCACGTTCCGCGTGGGCCCGGGCGCCAACGACGTGGGCTCCTCGCGCTTCCACCTCATCCGCACCGTCGAGGGCAGCCTCAAGCGGCTGGGTACCGACTACATCGACATCTACCAGTTGCACGGCTTCGATGCCTCCACGCCCGTGGAGGAGACGCTGAGCTGCCTGGATGACCTCGTGCGCGCGGGGAAGATCCGCTACATCGGCTGCTCGAACTTCTCGGGCTGGCACCTGATGAAGTCACTGGCCGTGTCCGAGAAGTACGGCTGGGCGCGCTACGTGGCGCACCAGGCGTACTACTCGCTCATCGGGCGCAGCTACGAGTGGGAGCTGATGCCGCTGGGGCTCGACCAGGGGGTGGGCGCCATCGTCTGGAGTCCGCTGGGGTGGGGCCGGCTGACGGGGAAGATCCGCCGGGGCCAGCCGTTGCCGGAGACCAGCCGCATGCGCTCGGAGGCGACGGTGCAGGGAGGCCCGCCGGTGGAGGACGAGTACCTCTACCGGGTCGTGGATGCGCTGGACGAGGTGGCGAAGGAAACGGGCAAGACGGTGCCACAGATTGCCATCAACTGGCTGTTGCAGCGGCCGACGGTGTCCAACGTCATCATCGGGGCGCGCAACGAGGAGCAGTTGCGGCAGAACCTGGCGGCGGTGGGCTGGAACCTGACGCCCGAGCAGGTGGCGCGTCTGGACGCCGCGAGCGCCACGACGCTGGCCTACCCCTACTTCCACCAGCGCGGCTTCACCGAGCGCAATCCGCCCCCGGTGCGCTGAGCGGGACGGGGCGGCGGCTTCGCTTCCCGTCGCCTCCACGTCAGAGGCACTCGAGCGGAGAGCGTGTCACGAGTCCGTTCGCCGAGAGGCGTGTGCCCCGCTGTCCAGCACCTCGGAGAGAGTGGTGGCCTGGAGGGCCCGGTCGAACCAGTGGTCGAGCGTGTCCACGTCCGTGCAGTCGAGGATGCGCTGCCGGGCTGCTTCCTCCACGTGAATCCGCCGGAAGGCGAGAAGCCGCAGGATGCCCTCGGCACGTCCTCGGCTCAGGCCCTGCGCCAGGCCCTGTTGACGTCCCTGCTCGATGAGTTCCTCGCCATAGCTCCGCATCAACTCCTCCGCGCGTTGCTCGTCCAGGACTGAATGTAGCACCTGACCTGTAACGTTGTGGACGGCCTTGTCCCCGGTCCACAGCAGGTAACGGATGACCACTCGCAGATGTTCGGCCCCCTCTGGTGCTGCCTGGACCTGGGCGAAGAGGCCCACCCACTCGGGTAGCTTGCGCGCCAGTTCTCCGGTACGCCCGTAGCGCAGCACCAACCACGCCAGCCGGGCCAGCGCAGGCCCGGGTCGTGCTTTCAACGCCTCTTCCCGTTCGGCTGTCAGGTCATCGAGCAGGTACTCGAAGCGCGGCACCCACGCTCGCCAGTGCGCCCGCTCCTCCTCGCTCTCCCCCGGCAGCTCGAACAGGTCCTCCACCCGCCGCGGCGCGCTCCAGGCCCCCTCGGGCCCGTGGTACATCACCAGCGGGAGGATGACGGGCAACCCCGAGCGCTCCGGGTGCTCCTGGCGCCAGCGCTCCACCTGACGCACCACGTAGCGCAGCATTCTCAGCGCCATCCACTTGTCCACGGTGGATTGATGTTCGAGCAGCACGTACAGCAGCAGCGGGCGGCCCGAGCGCAGGCGGGCGGTGAAGAGCAGGTCGCTCTCGGTCTCGCGCAGTTCCGGGTCCACCACGCTGCCGGGCTCCAGGCGCAGAGTCGACCAGTCCACGGCGGAGACGACGTGGGCGGGGAGGACGGCACGCAGCTCGGCCTCCGCTCGCTCGGGGCGGCCAAAGGTATAGCGGGCGAAGAGGTCATGAGGACCGGGCATGGCGCACGGCGCCTTCAGCATGGAGCGGGCCAGGAACTCCCTGGAGGGAGCCAACAGGCCGTGGACGTCCGTATTCGTCCCCCTTCATCTCTTCGGCGAGACGCCTTTCTCCCGGGAGCGGTCTCCCACTGGCTCGTCCGAGTCGTACGAATCATCTCTACAAATCGTCTGACACCTTCTCCGGTGACACCTTCTCCGGTCTGTCCTTCACCTCAAGACGCTGCATTGACAGGAGCTCACGGGCTGCCTGTAAACTCCAGCACTTCCCGGCAGGAGCCAACACCCGGAGGCGCTGCGTGTCGCGTGGGTGGGTGGTGCTGCTGTGCATGGTGCTGGTGGGGTGTAGCGGCACGGCTCCGAGCGTCCGAGAGGCCCCGGAGCAGCCTCGGCGCTGTGTCTATGTCCCGCACCGTGACGGTGCAGCCGGGGCGCACAAGGAGGCAGTGGAGGCGCCGAGAGCGGGGATGCGGGTGGTGTTGGTGGCGGCGCCGGTGGGTGCTGGTCCCGTTGAGCCGCTTGCCCCACGTTCGGCACCTTCCCCGGAGGGGCTGTCCGGCGAGGGCCTGGGAGATGGTGTCCCCCGCGGTGTGCTCCGGCTCGTGCCCGAGGGCGGCCTGGGGGTGGAGGTGGGGGCTGGCGGCGCGGTGGGTGAGGTGGTGGTGGTGGTGGGAGGCGCGGTGGTGGCGGCGATCGGTAGCGGCCTGCTGGTGTGCCTGACGGCCAGTGCAGCCGCAGCTGGAGAGAAAACTCCCATCGACATCGCGGACAGGTATTACGGCACGCACTTTGGCGATGTGAAGGGCTGGGTCCAAGGTCGATACTCGTCCCTGGCTTCTCCAGGCGCAGCGCCCAAGCCTGAGCCAGACAAGGGTGACAAGAAACGACTGGGGCGCATCTATGTCACCTACAGGAAGCGCAACAGGACAACCCATCGCTACTACTCGGGGCGGACCAGCATGGTTGTTGAGCTCACCCAGTCCCTCGAACTTCAAGCGATAGCGGCCGTTCTCCTTCGGGACAAAAACCATCACATGGACGAGAACACTGAACCTCGGGATGTTGTATTTGAGCCCGCGAGGGTTGATCGATTCGATGTCGGGATTGCTGTTGACTATGACCAGCGATACGACGACGTCGCGTACTGGCGGATTCGCGGACGAGAACAGCAGTTGATTGACTCTCTGGGAGGCGCTCGCTCCGACACCGGAGAACCTTATCGCACCGAAAACGTCGTATGCGGCGTGGCGAAGGACAATCCGCGAGGCCGACGGTTTCACACTGCCGCCACGGAGACGTGGGGCCTACTTCATCCGTACACGGGATACTAGCAGATGTCTCGCCTTTACAAGCCCGGATCGTTTTTGAGAATTCCCCTCGCTGACGGCTCTTTGGGCTATGGCCGGGTGCTGAAGCTGCCGCATGACGCCTATTACAATTACAGGACCGAGACTCCGGATTCCGACCTGGAGCGTATCGCCTCCCAGCCCATTCTCTTCAAGATTTCTGTCCGCCACATGAAGGAGAGAGGGTGGGAGCTCATCGGATGGAGGCGGCTGGAAGAGCAATTCTCCCAACCGATCGTTCAGTTCATGCAGGACATTGGAAACTTCCGCGACTGCACGATCTTTGACACCGCTGGTAATTCGAGGCGTGCAGAGCCCCAAGAATGCATCGGGCTTGAGTGCGCAGCCGTTTGGGAAGAGGAGAACGTCGAAGAGCGCCTGCTCGACACCTTCATGGGGCGGCCCAGCGCTTCGGTGGAGCACCTGAAGGTGCGCCTGAACTAGGCGAGTGTCGGCACGGTGGGGCCGCGCTTGCGCAACGTGCCCCGCAGGCGTGGAGTTCTCTCCTACCTGGACGCTCGCCACGACGGGGCGCGTTGACGTGTTCAGCCCAGACGCTCGCTGTGAGCCCCAACACGCCGAGAGGCGTGTGCCCCGCCGTCCAGCACCTCGGAGAGGGTCGTGGCCTGGAGGGCCCGGTCGAACCAGCGGTCGAGCGTGCATGAGGACCGGGTGTGGCGCGTGGCGCCTCGGCACGGAGCGGGCCAGGCGCACCCGGAGAGGGGAGCCAACAGGCCGTGGACGTCCGTGTCCGCCCCTCCTCGTCTCTTCGGCGAGACGCCCTTCTCCCGGGAGCGGTCTCCCACTGGCCCGCCCGAGTCGTACGAATCATCTCTACAAATCGCACCTGTTCACCGCGCTCGCGCGCGGAGTCCCCTCGGTGTTCCTCACCGAGGTGTTGCTGTGCGCGCTGGCCCTGGGCTGTGGAACTCGCCCGGGGCCTGGCGCGGTCCCCGCGCTGACGCCGACGACGGCGGGTCCGCGCATCACATTTCCACCGGCGCCCCTCTAGCTCTCAGCGAAAGGGAAACCACCATGAAGCCTCTCCGTCTGGAGTTGGCGACGCCGTACCAGGTGACGCCGCTCCTGCTCTCGAACGGGCAGGCGAGCCACCGAATTGCCATCTCCGCCAACGCGGGTGCGGCGAGGGTGTCGCTGGAGCCGAACATCTGTCAGCTCGATCCCTTCGGCGACACGGCCGGCTGCACGCGGATCGCCATTCGCAGGTTCGAGGCGACGCTCTCGTTGCTCGACTTCGCGTCGGCGCGGCCCATCGAGGGCGCATCCGTGCGCGGCGTGGCGGTGATGGCCTGCTGCTCCAGCACCGCCCGGCGGGGCGCTTCGCACTCATCCGGATCCTTCGCGGGGGAAGGGGTGTTGGCGAGGGAGGGATCGGCGCTTCGTCGAAACAACACCCTCCGCAGCGGGCCAGCTTGTCCGGTTCCTCCTCCTACGGCTACACTGGAGAAGTCCGCGTAGGCGACAACCTCGAACAGGGGGAAGACCATGCCGAGCCATAGCCAGCCAGACTCCAAGAACAGCTCGATCCTCAAAAAGACAATCAAAAAAGAACCCAAGGCTTCGTTCAAGGGGTTCGAGATCCGCTACAGCACGTTCCGAAGCAACAGGAAGCAGAACCTGTACAACCACAAGATGTACCCGGAGAAGACCAAGGGAACCAACAAGAACTACGTCGAGTACTCGACCTTCAAGGTTTTCGAGGACGATCCCGACTTCCAGATCGGCGCGACTGGCGCGGGTTTGACCATGAATACCTCGACCATCATCCAGCGGAAGGCTCACAGTTTCCGGACGGCGGATCTGGCGCTCAATCGGATCTTGACCTACCTGGCGGAGAACATGTTGTCGTATTTGAATGAGCAGAATTTCGTGGGGCTCGCCGAGGTGCAGATTGGCTGGATCTCCGTCCTCAACACCCTGCTCATCACCGAGAACAATGTGACCGAGTTCAACACCAAGATCTCGGGAATGGACGGCGATGACCTGTTGGGCATCATG
Above is a window of Cystobacter fuscus DNA encoding:
- a CDS encoding aldo/keto reductase gives rise to the protein MEYRRLGGSGFKVPVLSLGTGTFGGANEFFKGFGNSGVAEATRLVDISLEAGLTMFDSADAYSNGLAEEILGQAIKGRRDRVIVSTKGTFRVGPGANDVGSSRFHLIRTVEGSLKRLGTDYIDIYQLHGFDASTPVEETLSCLDDLVRAGKIRYIGCSNFSGWHLMKSLAVSEKYGWARYVAHQAYYSLIGRSYEWELMPLGLDQGVGAIVWSPLGWGRLTGKIRRGQPLPETSRMRSEATVQGGPPVEDEYLYRVVDALDEVAKETGKTVPQIAINWLLQRPTVSNVIIGARNEEQLRQNLAAVGWNLTPEQVARLDAASATTLAYPYFHQRGFTERNPPPVR
- a CDS encoding Rpn family recombination-promoting nuclease/putative transposase, which produces MLKAPCAMPGPHDLFARYTFGRPERAEAELRAVLPAHVVSAVDWSTLRLEPGSVVDPELRETESDLLFTARLRSGRPLLLYVLLEHQSTVDKWMALRMLRYVVRQVERWRQEHPERSGLPVILPLVMYHGPEGAWSAPRRVEDLFELPGESEEERAHWRAWVPRFEYLLDDLTAEREEALKARPGPALARLAWLVLRYGRTGELARKLPEWVGLFAQVQAAPEGAEHLRVVIRYLLWTGDKAVHNVTGQVLHSVLDEQRAEELMRSYGEELIEQGRQQGLAQGLSRGRAEGILRLLAFRRIHVEEAARQRILDCTDVDTLDHWFDRALQATTLSEVLDSGAHASRRTDS
- a CDS encoding immunity 26/phosphotriesterase HocA family protein yields the protein MSRLYKPGSFLRIPLADGSLGYGRVLKLPHDAYYNYRTETPDSDLERIASQPILFKISVRHMKERGWELIGWRRLEEQFSQPIVQFMQDIGNFRDCTIFDTAGNSRRAEPQECIGLECAAVWEEENVEERLLDTFMGRPSASVEHLKVRLN